The genomic segment TTTAATTGCCAGCATTAATCTGCGTTCGATTAAATCGGTCTGTGCTGTTATAGCGGTTAGCAGCTCTTGAGCTTCATTCATTTCCTTGTCTATGCGGTCTTTCTCTTCCTGTAAAACCCGAGTTCCGCAGTTGATAGGCATTCTTAGCCGCTTTAAAACCCAAATGTGCAGGCAGGAAGCCGTGTCGCATCATGGAATGACAAGCAAGCGTAGGCACACGTTATGCACCATTGCCCTTGACTGTAGGTTTAAATCTCCATAGCATGTAGGCATGTACTTGCGAACGATATCCCGGAAGAACAAAGACGGCTCAGTTGTTCGATACCTACAGCTAGCCCACAATGTGCGAAACGAAAAAGGACAAGCCCAAGCCAATGTCGTCTACTCCTTCGGACGAGAAGATCAGCTCGACCGTGAAGCTTTAGCCCGATTGGTGAAAAGCATCGCTCGCTTTCTTGAGCCGGGCGAAGCCCCGGAAGCATCGGCCGGGCTCTCTTTTATCTCCTCAAAGCCGTATGGGGCGGCCTACCTTCTGGACTGCCTCTGGCATCGCCTTGATATTGGTGAGACGCTTAAAGGGCTACTGAAAGACCGGCGCTTTGCAGTCGACGTCGAGCGCGTCATTTTCGCCCTTGTTGCCAACCGCGCACTTGCCCCCACCTCGAAACGAGCGGCAACCGCGTGGGTGGAGCATGATGCCGTTATCGACCGCCTGGGCAGCTTAAGCGATGATCATGCCTACCGGGCGATGGATTTTCTTCTTGAGGCCGATGACGCCATCCAGCGCGAGGTCTTCTTTTCCGCTGCCGACCTTTTAAACCTTGAAGTCGATTTGCTCTTCTTCGACACCACCTCGACCTACTTTGAAACGGAAGAAGAGGACGATTTTAGAATGTACGGACACTCGAAAGACAGGCGTGAGGACCGGCCCCAGGTTGTGGTGGGCCTTGCGGTCACCCGCGAGGGCATCCCGGTGAGGGCCTGGACGTTTCAGGGCAACACCGCCGATATGAGCGTAATCCAGAAGGTCAAAGACGATCTTCGGCAGTGGCGCCTGAATCGGGTTATCTGGTGTCTAGATCGGGGATTTACCTCGGAGGAGAACCTGCGCTATCTTACGCGAGCCGGTGGCGGCTACATCGCCGGGGAGAAACTTCGCTCTGGCACCCCGCTCACCGAGGCCGCGCTCTCGAGGGCCGGGCGCTTTTCTGTGGTAAAAGACAACCTCAAGGTCAAAGAGATCACCGTCGGCGACGGTGAACGGAGACGCCGCTATGTGCTCTGCGTCAACCCGGCAGAAGCGGAGCGGGATCGGCTACAGCGGGAGGAGACCATCGCCCGCCTTGAGGAAGAGCTTGCAGCATTAAAGCAACTCAAAGGCAAGCCCCACAAAAAGGCGGCCTGTGAGCTACGTGCCCATAAAAGCTTGGGGCGCTATCTCAAACAAAAATCCGACGGCACCCTTGCAATCGCCAAGGCCAAGATCAAAGCAGAAGCAAAACTTGATGGCAAATTCTTGCTTTCAACCTCCGATGACACCCTCTCGGCGGAAGACATTGCCCTTGGCTACAAGCAGCTTGCAGAAGTCGAGCGAGGATTTAGAGACTTAAAGCACACCCTGGAGCTTCGGCCC from the Candidatus Aquicultor sp. genome contains:
- a CDS encoding IS1634 family transposase, translating into MYLRTISRKNKDGSVVRYLQLAHNVRNEKGQAQANVVYSFGREDQLDREALARLVKSIARFLEPGEAPEASAGLSFISSKPYGAAYLLDCLWHRLDIGETLKGLLKDRRFAVDVERVIFALVANRALAPTSKRAATAWVEHDAVIDRLGSLSDDHAYRAMDFLLEADDAIQREVFFSAADLLNLEVDLLFFDTTSTYFETEEEDDFRMYGHSKDRREDRPQVVVGLAVTREGIPVRAWTFQGNTADMSVIQKVKDDLRQWRLNRVIWCLDRGFTSEENLRYLTRAGGGYIAGEKLRSGTPLTEAALSRAGRFSVVKDNLKVKEITVGDGERRRRYVLCVNPAEAERDRLQREETIARLEEELAALKQLKGKPHKKAACELRAHKSLGRYLKQKSDGTLAIAKAKIKAEAKLDGKFLLSTSDDTLSAEDIALGYKQLAEVERGFRDLKHTLELRPIYHRKEERIRAHVTLCFLALLCIRVAEMEAKKTWRAIKSELNRMHLGAFAGPTGKVLKRTEMTPAQRDIFAALSIKEPPLFIEIVP